Proteins found in one Mucilaginibacter gracilis genomic segment:
- a CDS encoding ABC transporter permease has product MDQSYSNLNATLAIAKASFRSIMRSPSAVVFSLAFPLIFITVFANIGSSGVTVDVAVAKTCDTTNVVYNVLKKVPVVHLIKSQTTAQMATSLSRGDIAAIIDIKKNFKGEGVTIYPPLSALPAKAGPAFVLNVQYSNASAQKGDIFKSLLNNVLYQVNSFAGGMAPPAVAQVHQTTIKGREYKYIDFLLPGMLGFSLLSSGVFGTAFVFLSLRLTLVVKRFFATPVKRYSIVLGEMLARLVFSLLGALFIIMVGHYVFGFTLIHGVTTVLNMMVLATIGLIIFMGFGFIISGIAKNESSVPPISNIITMPQFLLSGTFFSASAFPVWLQYISKVLPLTYLNTAMREVAFEGAGLGDVTHQLLILGAWFIGIYAVAVKTFKWE; this is encoded by the coding sequence ATGGATCAATCATACAGTAATTTGAATGCTACGCTTGCCATTGCTAAGGCAAGTTTCCGGTCAATTATGCGCAGCCCGTCGGCTGTGGTATTTAGTTTGGCTTTCCCGCTCATATTTATTACCGTTTTTGCCAATATCGGTAGCAGCGGCGTTACAGTAGATGTGGCCGTTGCCAAAACCTGCGATACCACCAATGTTGTTTATAACGTGCTAAAAAAAGTACCCGTTGTACACCTCATTAAAAGCCAAACCACTGCCCAAATGGCTACCAGCCTATCAAGGGGAGATATTGCAGCTATTATTGATATTAAAAAAAACTTTAAGGGCGAAGGAGTTACCATCTATCCGCCTTTATCCGCCCTGCCTGCTAAAGCAGGCCCGGCCTTTGTGCTTAATGTGCAGTACTCTAACGCATCGGCACAAAAGGGAGATATTTTTAAATCGTTACTTAACAACGTGCTTTACCAGGTAAATAGTTTTGCAGGTGGCATGGCGCCGCCCGCCGTTGCGCAAGTACACCAAACTACCATAAAAGGCCGCGAGTATAAATACATCGATTTTTTATTGCCGGGTATGCTGGGCTTTTCGCTATTAAGCAGCGGCGTTTTTGGTACTGCGTTTGTGTTTTTAAGCCTGCGCCTTACCTTAGTTGTTAAACGTTTTTTTGCTACACCGGTAAAAAGATACAGCATTGTACTTGGCGAAATGCTGGCGCGGTTAGTGTTTTCGTTACTGGGAGCCTTGTTTATTATTATGGTTGGGCATTACGTGTTTGGCTTTACATTAATACACGGCGTAACAACAGTGCTTAATATGATGGTACTGGCCACCATTGGGCTCATTATATTTATGGGCTTTGGCTTCATTATATCGGGCATTGCTAAAAACGAAAGCAGCGTTCCTCCAATTTCAAATATTATTACCATGCCCCAGTTTTTGCTGTCGGGCACTTTCTTTTCGGCATCGGCGTTCCCGGTATGGTTGCAATACATTAGTAAGGTTTTGCCCTTAACGTATTTAAATACCGCTATGCGCGAGGTTGCTTTTGAAGGCGCAGGCCTGGGCGATGTAACCCACCAATTACTTATACTGGGAGCTTGGTTTATCGGTATTTACGCTGTTGCGGTTAAAACGTTTAAATGGGAGTAG
- a CDS encoding DEAD/DEAH box helicase, protein MSFQDLKLIEPILKALKHEGYTTPTPIQEQSIPIILNRKDLLGCAQTGTGKTAAFAIPILQILHADKVQNPTSKAIKTLILTPTRELAIQIDESFAAYGRHTGLKHLVIFGGVSQHHQVEALKRGIDILVATPGRLLDLVQQKFVHLDQIKILVLDEADRMLDMGFVNDVRKVIAKLPFKRQTLFFSATMPKEIQALADSILNSPEKVEVAPVSSTADTINQSIFFVEKNDKKALLNHILKDKNIATALVFTRTKHGADKVVKDLIKVGITSEAIHGNKSQNARQRALTNFKNRSTRVLVATDIAARGIDIDELTHVINYELPNVPETYVHRIGRTGRAGASGIALSFCDSDEGEFLYDIHKLIGKVIPVDDSHPYPMKAPHLGPAPKGSSPKKGGGGGGPRGGGASAGRGGAKKHGEFRSRARRD, encoded by the coding sequence ATGTCATTCCAGGATCTAAAATTAATTGAGCCTATCCTCAAGGCCCTAAAACACGAGGGATATACTACGCCAACTCCTATTCAGGAGCAATCAATACCTATTATATTAAACCGTAAAGACCTATTGGGTTGCGCCCAAACGGGTACCGGTAAAACGGCGGCTTTTGCTATACCTATTTTGCAGATACTGCATGCCGATAAGGTGCAAAACCCTACTTCAAAAGCTATCAAAACATTGATACTAACCCCAACACGTGAGTTAGCTATTCAAATTGACGAAAGCTTTGCCGCTTATGGCCGCCACACTGGCTTAAAGCATCTGGTAATTTTTGGTGGTGTATCGCAGCATCACCAAGTTGAGGCTTTAAAACGTGGTATTGATATTTTGGTTGCCACGCCAGGCCGTTTATTGGATTTGGTTCAGCAGAAATTTGTTCATCTGGATCAGATCAAGATATTGGTTTTGGACGAAGCCGACCGCATGCTTGATATGGGTTTTGTTAACGATGTGAGAAAGGTAATTGCCAAATTGCCTTTTAAACGCCAAACGCTGTTTTTCTCGGCAACTATGCCTAAAGAGATACAGGCTTTAGCGGATAGCATTTTAAACAGCCCTGAAAAGGTTGAGGTTGCGCCGGTGTCGTCAACCGCGGATACTATTAACCAAAGCATATTTTTTGTGGAGAAGAACGACAAAAAGGCTTTGCTTAACCATATTTTAAAAGATAAAAACATTGCTACCGCATTGGTATTTACCCGTACCAAGCATGGCGCCGATAAGGTGGTTAAAGATTTGATTAAGGTTGGCATTACATCCGAAGCTATACATGGCAATAAATCGCAAAATGCAAGGCAACGGGCTTTAACCAATTTTAAAAACCGTAGCACCCGTGTTTTGGTTGCCACCGATATTGCAGCACGTGGTATTGATATTGACGAACTGACACACGTTATTAACTACGAATTACCTAACGTGCCCGAAACTTATGTACACCGTATTGGCCGTACAGGCAGGGCAGGGGCAAGCGGTATAGCTTTGTCTTTCTGCGATTCGGACGAGGGTGAGTTTTTGTATGATATTCATAAACTGATTGGTAAGGTTATCCCGGTGGATGATTCGCACCCATACCCAATGAAGGCGCCACATTTAGGCCCTGCACCGAAGGGTAGCAGTCCGAAAAAAGGTGGAGGCGGTGGTGGCCCACGCGGCGGCGGCGCAAGTGCCGGACGTGGCGGTGCCAAAAAGCACGGCGAATTTAGGAGCAGAGCGCGCAGGGATTAA
- a CDS encoding FtsB family cell division protein yields MKRLIDLFKNKFFLVTIAFAVWMIFLDKDDLYSQYTKHNQVVELEKQRDFLLKETHQVSKDLDELNSNPEKLEKFAREKYLMKKDNEDIFVIVRKKKEE; encoded by the coding sequence ATGAAACGATTAATTGATTTATTTAAAAATAAATTTTTCCTGGTTACCATCGCTTTTGCGGTATGGATGATTTTTTTAGATAAAGATGATCTGTATTCGCAATATACCAAACACAACCAGGTTGTTGAGCTTGAAAAACAACGCGATTTTTTGCTCAAAGAAACCCACCAGGTTAGCAAAGACCTCGACGAGCTAAACTCCAATCCCGAAAAACTGGAAAAATTTGCCCGCGAAAAATACCTCATGAAAAAAGATAATGAGGATATTTTTGTAATAGTTAGGAAGAAGAAGGAGGAATAG
- the eno gene encoding phosphopyruvate hydratase gives MSIIINVHARQILDSRGNPTIEVEVLTENGALGRAAVPSGASTGVHEAVELRDDDKKVYMGKGVLKAVANVNDIIAPALKGFDVFEQNAIDKLMIDLDGTANKSKLGANAILGVSLAAAKAAAQESRQPLYRYVGGVNANTLPIPMMNIVNGGSHSDAPIAFQEFMIMPVGAPSFSEALRWGTEVFHNLKKILHDRGLSTAVGDEGGFAPTFEGTEDGVETILKAIEKAGYKPGVDIYIAFDCAASEFYKDGKYDYTKFEGDKGVIRTSAEQVEYLAQLVEKYPVISIEDGMAEDDWDGWKLLTEKLGSKVQLVGDDLFVTNVLRLQTGIDKDTANSILVKVNQIGTLTETINAVSLAQTNGYTSVMSHRSGETEDATIADLAVALNCGQIKTGSASRSDRIAKYNQLLRIEEELGANAKFIGKNFKYAKK, from the coding sequence ATGAGTATTATAATTAACGTTCACGCCCGCCAGATACTGGATTCGCGCGGTAACCCAACTATCGAAGTTGAAGTATTAACAGAAAATGGCGCTTTGGGCCGTGCGGCTGTTCCGTCGGGAGCATCAACCGGTGTTCACGAAGCTGTTGAACTGCGTGACGATGATAAAAAAGTATATATGGGTAAAGGCGTTTTAAAAGCCGTTGCTAACGTTAACGATATAATTGCCCCTGCTTTAAAAGGTTTTGACGTTTTTGAACAAAACGCGATTGACAAGCTGATGATTGACCTTGACGGTACAGCTAACAAGAGTAAACTGGGTGCCAATGCTATTTTAGGTGTTTCGCTTGCTGCTGCTAAAGCTGCCGCACAAGAGAGCCGCCAGCCGCTATACCGCTACGTTGGTGGTGTAAACGCTAACACATTGCCTATCCCGATGATGAATATTGTGAACGGTGGTTCGCACTCTGATGCTCCTATTGCTTTCCAGGAGTTTATGATTATGCCTGTGGGTGCTCCTTCTTTCTCGGAAGCATTGCGTTGGGGAACCGAAGTTTTCCATAACCTGAAAAAGATATTACACGACCGTGGTTTATCAACCGCAGTTGGCGACGAAGGTGGTTTTGCCCCAACTTTTGAAGGTACCGAAGATGGTGTTGAAACTATTTTAAAAGCTATTGAAAAAGCAGGTTACAAACCAGGTGTTGATATTTACATTGCATTTGATTGTGCCGCATCTGAATTTTACAAAGATGGTAAATACGATTACACCAAATTTGAAGGTGATAAAGGCGTAATACGCACCAGCGCAGAGCAGGTTGAATATTTAGCTCAATTGGTTGAAAAATATCCTGTTATATCTATTGAAGACGGTATGGCCGAAGACGATTGGGATGGCTGGAAATTATTAACCGAGAAACTGGGCAGCAAAGTGCAGTTAGTGGGCGACGATTTATTTGTTACTAACGTGTTGCGCTTACAAACCGGCATTGATAAAGATACTGCAAACTCTATATTGGTAAAAGTAAACCAAATTGGTACTTTAACCGAAACTATTAACGCGGTATCATTAGCGCAAACCAATGGTTATACTTCGGTAATGAGCCATCGCTCGGGCGAGACTGAGGATGCTACCATCGCTGATTTAGCTGTGGCGTTGAATTGCGGTCAGATTAAAACCGGCTCGGCTTCACGCTCAGACCGGATAGCTAAATACAATCAGTTATTACGTATTGAAGAGGAGTTAGGTGCCAATGCAAAATTTATTGGTAAGAACTTTAAATACGCTAAGAAGTAA
- a CDS encoding WapI family immunity protein, which produces MDFFEIKGNGGHLKITFQKVFGFPDTTTHFGGYDVEADIMMASHGFSVSSPIWVTTGELFNLYNSLSKCNSEVKGNITFENYEHNLKIDVSYDLLGHVNIKGVFKHNRELYNSLTFEFISDQSYIQSTLQQLRSIVEFYGGMKGVK; this is translated from the coding sequence ATGGATTTTTTTGAAATAAAGGGAAATGGTGGACATTTAAAAATTACCTTCCAAAAGGTTTTTGGATTTCCTGATACAACAACCCATTTCGGCGGTTACGATGTGGAGGCTGATATTATGATGGCATCACATGGTTTTTCAGTCAGCTCACCGATATGGGTTACAACCGGCGAACTTTTCAATTTGTATAACTCTCTGTCTAAATGCAATAGTGAGGTAAAAGGAAATATTACATTTGAAAACTATGAACATAATTTAAAGATAGATGTTAGCTACGATTTATTAGGACATGTGAACATTAAAGGTGTTTTTAAACATAATCGAGAATTATACAATAGCCTAACTTTTGAATTTATTTCTGATCAATCTTACATTCAATCTACTTTACAGCAATTACGTTCGATAGTAGAATTTTACGGTGGAATGAAAGGTGTTAAGTAA
- a CDS encoding ABC transporter ATP-binding protein yields the protein MAKQPIITVKNLVKKYGDFTAVNDISFEVYEGEIFGLLGPNGAGKTTTLEIIETLRDKTSGEIIVDGFSIDKDAGSIKKRIGVQLQAAGYYPNLNLSELIDLFSGLYGVKVTALAMLEKVSLTDKAKAKYKELSGGQKQRFSIATTLINNPRIVFLDEPTTGLDPQARRNLWDLIREIRDNGTTVVITTHYMDEAEILCDRVAFVDGGNIIGINTPDNFIDELVATGFEREKQVKKANLEDVFINKTGKALREE from the coding sequence ATGGCAAAACAACCCATTATTACAGTAAAAAATTTAGTTAAAAAATACGGCGATTTTACCGCCGTTAATGATATTAGTTTTGAAGTTTACGAGGGTGAAATATTTGGATTACTTGGCCCCAATGGTGCCGGCAAAACTACCACGCTGGAGATTATAGAAACGCTGCGCGATAAAACATCGGGCGAAATAATTGTTGATGGTTTTTCGATAGATAAGGATGCGGGGAGCATTAAAAAGCGTATTGGTGTGCAATTACAGGCCGCCGGGTATTATCCTAATTTAAATTTGTCGGAACTGATTGATCTGTTTTCGGGGCTATATGGGGTTAAGGTAACTGCATTGGCCATGCTGGAAAAGGTATCGTTAACGGATAAAGCCAAGGCTAAATATAAAGAACTTTCGGGCGGGCAAAAGCAGCGGTTTTCGATAGCTACTACGTTAATTAATAACCCGCGCATAGTGTTTTTAGATGAGCCAACCACCGGGCTTGACCCGCAAGCGCGCCGCAACCTTTGGGACCTGATACGCGAAATACGCGACAATGGTACAACCGTTGTAATAACTACCCATTATATGGACGAGGCCGAAATATTGTGCGACCGCGTAGCTTTTGTTGACGGCGGTAACATTATAGGCATTAACACGCCGGATAATTTTATTGACGAACTGGTGGCCACCGGCTTTGAGCGCGAAAAGCAAGTTAAAAAAGCTAACCTGGAAGATGTTTTTATCAACAAAACAGGTAAGGCACTGCGCGAAGAATAG
- a CDS encoding MBOAT family O-acyltransferase has product MLFNSIDFALFYILVTVLYFAFPYKFRWVILLAASCYFYMAFVPIYILILGFTIVIDYFAGIYIERAQDPRRRKLLLMASLFANIGILAVFKYFNFINLNIDYLFTKFNYHNPIPYLSILLPIGLSFHTFQAMSYTIEVYRGNQKAEKHFGIYSLYVMFYPQLVAGPIERPQNILYQMHTKYPFNYNLMVSGLKMMLWGFFKKLVIADRLSIYVSSVYNNPDLHNGSTIVIASLFFAVQIYCDFSGYTDIAIGCAKTMGFDLMKNFNRPYFATNIQDFWRRWHISLSTWFRDYLYIPLGGSKVSTGRRYLNLFIIFLVSGIWHGANYTYIVWGALHGFYSVVYVIIKPYLRKTPENEFYATLMRMGNIALTITFVTFAWIFFRANSVADAFTLISNLKSFGAAPFFGDGISNFAHSLLAIAILFAVEYKMEYMPQKFNFYTSHNIVVRWGSVAVTVFLILILGVFNGGQFIYFQF; this is encoded by the coding sequence ATGTTATTTAACTCTATTGATTTTGCCCTCTTTTACATACTTGTTACAGTTTTATATTTTGCCTTCCCGTATAAATTCAGGTGGGTAATTTTGCTGGCTGCCAGTTGTTACTTCTACATGGCATTTGTGCCAATTTACATTTTAATATTAGGCTTCACTATCGTTATCGACTATTTTGCCGGTATCTATATCGAGCGCGCGCAAGATCCGCGAAGGCGCAAATTACTTTTAATGGCAAGTTTATTTGCCAACATAGGCATATTGGCCGTTTTTAAATACTTCAACTTTATCAATCTCAATATCGATTACCTTTTTACAAAATTCAATTACCATAATCCCATCCCCTATTTAAGCATTTTGCTGCCCATAGGTTTATCGTTCCACACTTTCCAGGCCATGAGTTACACCATTGAGGTGTACCGTGGCAACCAAAAGGCCGAAAAACATTTTGGCATTTACAGCTTATACGTTATGTTTTATCCGCAATTGGTGGCCGGGCCAATTGAGCGGCCACAAAACATTTTGTACCAAATGCATACCAAATACCCGTTTAATTACAACCTTATGGTATCGGGTTTAAAAATGATGCTGTGGGGATTTTTTAAAAAGCTAGTTATTGCCGACAGGCTGTCTATCTACGTAAGTTCGGTTTATAACAATCCCGATCTGCATAACGGTTCAACCATCGTTATAGCATCCCTGTTTTTTGCGGTTCAAATTTATTGCGATTTTTCGGGCTATACCGATATTGCCATAGGCTGCGCCAAAACCATGGGGTTTGATTTGATGAAAAACTTTAACCGCCCTTACTTTGCAACCAACATTCAGGATTTTTGGCGCAGATGGCACATCTCCCTTTCAACCTGGTTCCGCGATTATTTGTATATCCCCCTTGGCGGCAGCAAGGTATCAACCGGCAGGCGTTACCTTAACCTTTTCATCATCTTTTTGGTTAGCGGTATATGGCACGGCGCAAATTACACCTATATAGTTTGGGGTGCCTTGCATGGTTTTTATTCGGTAGTTTACGTTATTATTAAACCCTACCTGCGCAAAACGCCCGAAAACGAATTTTATGCCACCTTAATGCGCATGGGCAATATAGCCCTCACCATTACCTTTGTAACCTTCGCCTGGATATTTTTCAGGGCCAATTCTGTAGCCGATGCCTTTACCCTGATAAGTAACCTAAAAAGCTTTGGCGCAGCGCCGTTTTTTGGCGATGGTATAAGCAACTTCGCCCACTCGTTATTGGCTATCGCTATTTTGTTTGCTGTAGAATACAAAATGGAGTACATGCCGCAAAAGTTCAACTTTTATACCTCACACAATATTGTAGTCCGTTGGGGCTCGGTAGCGGTAACGGTATTTTTGATACTGATATTGGGCGTGTTTAACGGAGGCCAGTTTATTTATTTTCAATTTTAA
- a CDS encoding head GIN domain-containing protein: MKTQFVKFLCIAVITAGSLSTALAGNQTRSVSGFSSIASSGAFNIHVKIDGTETLKITAPDDIINEIETIVENGTLKIKNKNEHFWNSDNYKNQKVDVYITAKSLSTLINSGSGSIKVDGTIGTSKFRAVLSGSGSISTGVKADDVSAVISGSGSINLNGKTNSASLVITGSGSMNGKNLNTQTSSIVISGSGDVYISADKQLSSRIVGSGSVQYSGNATVNSTKIGSGSVTQVNN; the protein is encoded by the coding sequence ATGAAAACACAGTTTGTTAAATTTCTTTGCATTGCAGTTATTACCGCGGGCTCTTTATCAACCGCCCTCGCGGGCAATCAAACCCGTTCTGTATCCGGCTTTTCAAGTATAGCCTCATCTGGTGCGTTCAATATTCATGTTAAAATAGATGGTACCGAAACTCTCAAAATTACCGCGCCCGATGATATTATCAACGAAATAGAAACCATAGTTGAAAACGGAACCCTAAAAATCAAGAACAAAAACGAGCATTTTTGGAACAGTGATAACTACAAAAATCAAAAAGTTGATGTTTACATCACCGCAAAATCCCTTTCAACGTTAATCAATAGCGGGTCGGGTTCAATTAAGGTTGATGGCACCATCGGTACATCAAAATTCAGAGCCGTATTGAGTGGCTCGGGCAGTATTAGCACAGGCGTTAAAGCCGACGATGTTTCGGCCGTAATAAGCGGATCGGGAAGCATTAACCTTAATGGTAAAACCAACAGCGCCAGCCTGGTAATTACCGGCTCGGGCAGCATGAATGGTAAAAACCTTAACACGCAAACCAGCAGCATAGTTATATCCGGCTCGGGCGATGTTTATATTTCAGCCGATAAACAATTATCGTCACGCATTGTAGGTTCGGGTTCGGTACAATATAGCGGCAACGCCACTGTAAACAGCACCAAAATAGGTTCGGGTTCGGTTACGCAGGTTAATAATTAG